The genomic interval CCAGCTGGCGCCGGGCGTTATCCTCGGGGCTACCGCCCAGGCTCAAATGAACATGAGTATCCACCGGCAGCGGCAAGACCATTTTTTCATTTTGTTTTTTATTCATAAGATACCACTCCGAGCCGGGTCGGGTCGGACCCGGCGGGCCGTTAAGTATGATTTTACACTTGAGCCGCGCCGGCAACTGTGCTAACAGAGAACATTATATTCCGGACGCGGACCCGCGACAACTCTGTAACCATAAAAATCAGAAGGAACAAGACCATGAGCTACGAATTTATGAATCTGAAAACCAACAACGGTGTCGGCATTATCAGTCTGAACCGGCCGCCGGCAAACTCCCTGAATGTCGCTATCGTGGCGGAACTGGAGCGGGCCTTTGATGAAATGGCCGCGGCCGAAGCCGTCAAGGTTGTGGTTATCGTCAGTGAAATCCCCGGCTTCTTCGTCGCCGGCGCGGACATTAAAATGTTTAACAACATGAACGCTTACGAAGCCTGGGAGATCTCCGGCGACCTCCAGAGAGTCAACCAGAAGCTGGAAGACATGCCGAAGCTGACCATTGCCGCGATCGGCGGTTACGCCCTCGGCGGCGGACTGGAGCTTGCTCTGGCCTGCGATTTCCGTTTCATGGCTGAAAGCGTTATCATCAAGGACAAGGAAAAGATTCCGACCGTCGGCCTGCCGGAAACCACCCTCGGCATTCTTCCCGGAGCCGGCGGCACCCAGCGCCTGGCCCGTCTCATCGGCGCCAAACGGGCTCTGTATTATATCGCCACCGCCAAGAATATCGGTCCCAAGGAAGCCCTCGAGTTGGGGATCGTCCAGGAACTAATGCCCGGAAACGAACTCAATGAAAAAACCATCGCCTTCGCCGAAAGCATGGCGACCAAGGCGGTCATCGGCATCGCCCAGGCCAAAAAGGCTATTTATCAGGGCTACAACCAGGAAAACGCCGTGGCCATGCAGATTGAGCA from Pseudomonadota bacterium carries:
- a CDS encoding enoyl-CoA hydratase/isomerase family protein codes for the protein MSYEFMNLKTNNGVGIISLNRPPANSLNVAIVAELERAFDEMAAAEAVKVVVIVSEIPGFFVAGADIKMFNNMNAYEAWEISGDLQRVNQKLEDMPKLTIAAIGGYALGGGLELALACDFRFMAESVIIKDKEKIPTVGLPETTLGILPGAGGTQRLARLIGAKRALYYIATAKNIGPKEALELGIVQELMPGNELNEKTIAFAESMATKAVIGIAQAKKAIYQGYNQENAVAMQIEQDAFMKAFASEDASEGLKAFVEKRAAVFQGK